Within the Maribacter sp. BPC-D8 genome, the region CTCATGAAGCCGGAAGCCATCAAAAACAAGGTTGGGAGGTTTTTACAGATGCTGTGATTTCAAAACTATCAGAAAATAGCGAGCATGTGGTTTTTATGCTTTGGGGTGGTTATGCTAAGAAAAAGGCAAAACTTATCGATGCAGAGCAGCATTATTTATTGACATCTGGTCATCCATCGCCATTAAGTGCCAATCGAGGATATTGGTTTGGGAACAAGCATTTTTCATCTTGTAATAAAATACTAGGTGATTTAGGCAATAAAAATATAGTGTGGTAAGTTAGATACTTATTACATGTTTAAATTTAGATTGTACTTTGGGGTACAATAGTGGCTAACAACTTAAATAACAGCTCAAATGAATAACTTAGAAAGGTTAAATACTATTTTACTGGTAGACGATGATGATGCTAGTAACTTCTTACATTCCATTTTTATCAATAAGTTAGATATGGATGTGAATATTAATTCAGCACTTAACGGTCAAGAAGCGATAGACTTCATTCTTGGTAAAGGTCAAGAGCAATTAGAATTGCCATGTATGGTCATGTTAGACTTAAGAATGCCAGTAATGGACGGGTGGCAGTTTATGGATGCTTACGAAGAGTTGGTGCCTAAAAAACTAAAAGATCAAATTACCATTGTACTTGTTACAATCAGTGATAATAAAGAGGATAAAGTGCGCGCAACCGATAATAAGTATATCGCCGATTTTGCACAAAAACCACTTTCTGATGAAACTTTTAAAGCCTTGATACAAAAGCATTACAGCTTAGCTGCAATCTAAAATCATTTTAGAATTTCAGAAACCGGAATTAATTTATCTATTAAATTAAGTTCTTTCAGCGTAT harbors:
- a CDS encoding response regulator, whose protein sequence is MNNLERLNTILLVDDDDASNFLHSIFINKLDMDVNINSALNGQEAIDFILGKGQEQLELPCMVMLDLRMPVMDGWQFMDAYEELVPKKLKDQITIVLVTISDNKEDKVRATDNKYIADFAQKPLSDETFKALIQKHYSLAAI